One window from the genome of Lonchura striata isolate bLonStr1 chromosome 24, bLonStr1.mat, whole genome shotgun sequence encodes:
- the LOC110470319 gene encoding cyclin-dependent kinase 11B isoform X2 has product MGDEKDSWKVKTLDEILQEKKRRKEQEEKAEIKRMKNSDDRDSKRDSLEEGELRDHRMEITIRNSPYRREDSMEDRGEEDDSLAIKPPQQMSRKEKTHHRKDEKRKEKRRHRSHSAEGKHARVKEKEREHERRKRHREEQDKARREWERQKRREMAREHSRRERDRLEQLERERERKIREQQKEQREQKERERRAEERRKEREARREVSAHHRTVREEYGDKVKMRPWSRSPLRQQRDKLEQGESRKPVKEEKPEERDPLSDLQDISDSERKTSSAESSSESGSGSEEEEEESSSEGSEEEGEEEEEEEEETGSNSEEVSEQSAEEVSEEEMSEEEERENGNHIPVVPESRFDRDSAGSEVEEEEVGEGSPHSNAMTEGEYIPDSPASSPIELKQELPKYLPALQGCRSVEEFQCLNRIEEGTYGVVYRAKDKKTDEIVALKRLKMEKEKEGFPITSLREINTILKAQHLNIVTVREIVVGSNMDKIYIVMNYVEHDLKSLMETMKQPFLPGEVKTLMIQLLRGVKHLHDNWILHRDLKTSNLLLSHSGILKVGDFGLAREYGSPLKPYTPVVVTLWYRAPELLLGAKEYSTAIDMWSVGCIFGELLTQKPLFPGKSEIDQINKVFKDLGTPSEKIWPGYNELPAVKKMTFTEYPYNNLRKRFGALLSDQGFDLMNNFLTYYPARRITAEDGLKHEYFRETPLPIDPSMFPTWPAKSEQQRVKRGTSPRPPEGGLGYSQLGDDDLKDTGFHLTTTNQGASAAGPGFSLKF; this is encoded by the exons TCAGATGACAGGGATTCCAAGAGGGATTCTCTTGAGGAGGGGGAGCTGAGAGACCATCGCATGGAAATCACCATCAGGAACTCACCTTACAGGAGGGAAGACTCCATGGAAGACAG GGGAGAAGAAGATGATTCCTTGGCTATCAAACCACCCCAGCAAATGTCCCggaaagaaaaaacccatcACAGGAAAGatgagaagaggaaagaaaaacgCAGGCACAGGAGTCACTCTGCAGAAG GGAAGCATGCCAGAGTGAAAGAGAAAGAACGGGAGCATGAGCGTAGGAAGAGACATAGAGAAGAGCAGGATAAAGCCCGGCGTGAATGGGAGAGACAGAAACGGAGAGAGATGGCAAGGGAGCATTCCAGGAGGGAGAG agatCGTCTGGAGCAActggagagagaaagggaaagaaaaatccgggagcagcagaaggaacAGAGGGAGCAAAAGGAGCGAGAGAGGAGagctgaggagaggaggaaggagagggaagcCAGGAGAGAAG TTTCTGCACACCATAGAACAGTGAGGGAAGAATATGGAGACAAAGTAAAAATGAGACCCTGGAGTCGCAGCCCTTTGCGCCAGCAGAGAGACAAGCTTGAGCAAGGAGAGAGCAGGAAACCAG TAAAAGAAGAGAAACCAGAAGAGAGGGATCCTCTGTCAGACTTGCAAGACATCAGCGACAGTGAGAGAAAAACCAGCTCAGCAGAGTCTTCCTCAG AATCTGGATCAGGctcagaagaggaggaggaagagtcCAGCAGTGAAGGCTctgaggaagagggagaggaagaggaggaggaggaggaggagacaggGAGCAATTCTGAGGAAGTGTCTGAGCAATCAGCAG AGGAGGTGAGCGAAGAGGAAATGAGTGAAGAGGAGGAACGGGAGAATGGAAACCACATCCCAGTTG TTCCAGAGTCGAGGTTTGACCGGGATTCTGCAGGGAgtgaggtggaggaggaggaggtcgGGGAGGGATCCCCTCATTCCAATGCCATGACAGAAGGGGAATACATTCCTGATTCTCCAGCTTCCTCCCCCATCGAGCTGAAACAGGAGCTTCCCAAGTATCTTCCTGCCCTCCAG GGATGTCGCAGCGTGGAGGAATTCCAGTGTTTGAACAGGATTGAAGAAGGAACCTATGGCGTGGTGTACAGGGCAAAGGACAAAAAGACTG ATGAAATAGTGGCTCTGAAGcgactgaaaatggaaaaggagaaggaaggttTTCCCATTACTTCTCTGagagaaataaatacaattcTGAAAGCGCAGCACCTGAATATTGTCACTGTCAGA GAGATCGTTGTGGGCAGTAACATGGATAAAATCTATATTGTGATGAACTATGTGGAGCACGACCTCAAGAGCCTGATGGAAACAATGaaacagcctttcctgccag GGGAAGTGAAGACTTTAATGATTCAGTTACTACGAGGGGTCAAACACCTTCACGACAACTGGATTCTTCACAGAGACTTGAAAACTTCCAACCTGCTGCTCAGTCATTCAGGCATTTTAAAA gtTGGAGATTTTGGATTAGCCAGGGAATATGGGTCTCCCCTGAAGCCCTACACCCCTGTGGTTGTGACCCTGTGGTACAGAGCTCCAGAGCTGTTGCTTGGAGCAAAG GAATATTCCACAGCCATAGACATGTGGTCAGTGGGGTGTATTTTTGGGGAGCTGCTGACGCAGAAGCCACTGTTTCCAGGGAAGTCAGAAATCGACCAGATTAACAAAGTttttaag GATCTGGGTACTCCCAGTGAAAAGATCTGGCCTGGTTACAACGAGCTGCCAGCAGTGAAGAAAATGACCTTCACAGAATATCCCTACAACAACCTGCGCAAGAGATTCGGGGCTCTGCTCTCTGACCAGGGCTTTGACCTGATGAACAA CTTCCTGACGTACTACCCGGCGCGGCGGATCACGGCGGAGGACGGGCTGAAGCACGAGTACTTCCGAGAGACCCCCCTGCCCATCGACCCCTCCATGTTCCCCACCTGGCCAGCCAAGAGTGAGCAGCAGAGGGTCAAGAGGGGCAccagcccccggccccccgAGGGAGGGCTGGGCTACAGCCAGCTG GGTGATGATGACCTGAAGGACACAGGTTTCCATCTGACCACCACAAATCAAGGAGCATCTGCTGCGGGACCTGGCTTCAGTCTCAAGTTTTGA
- the LOC110470319 gene encoding cyclin-dependent kinase 11B isoform X3: protein MGDEKDSWKVKTLDEILQEKKRRKEQEEKAEIKRMKNSDDRDSKRDSLEEGELRDHRMEITIRNSPYRREDSMEDRGEEDDSLAIKPPQQMSRKEKTHHRKDEKRKEKRRHRSHSAEGKHARVKEKEREHERRKRHREEQDKARREWERQKRREMAREHSRRERDRLEQLERERERKIREQQKEQREQKERERRAEERRKEREARREVSAHHRTVREEYGDKVKMRPWSRSPLRQQRDKLEQGESRKPAVKEEKPEERDPLSDLQDISDSERKTSSAESSSESGSGSEEEEEESSSEGSEEEGEEEEEEEEETGSNSEEVSEQSAEEVSEEEMSEEEERENGNHIPVESRFDRDSAGSEVEEEEVGEGSPHSNAMTEGEYIPDSPASSPIELKQELPKYLPALQGCRSVEEFQCLNRIEEGTYGVVYRAKDKKTDEIVALKRLKMEKEKEGFPITSLREINTILKAQHLNIVTVREIVVGSNMDKIYIVMNYVEHDLKSLMETMKQPFLPGEVKTLMIQLLRGVKHLHDNWILHRDLKTSNLLLSHSGILKVGDFGLAREYGSPLKPYTPVVVTLWYRAPELLLGAKEYSTAIDMWSVGCIFGELLTQKPLFPGKSEIDQINKVFKDLGTPSEKIWPGYNELPAVKKMTFTEYPYNNLRKRFGALLSDQGFDLMNNFLTYYPARRITAEDGLKHEYFRETPLPIDPSMFPTWPAKSEQQRVKRGTSPRPPEGGLGYSQLGDDDLKDTGFHLTTTNQGASAAGPGFSLKF from the exons TCAGATGACAGGGATTCCAAGAGGGATTCTCTTGAGGAGGGGGAGCTGAGAGACCATCGCATGGAAATCACCATCAGGAACTCACCTTACAGGAGGGAAGACTCCATGGAAGACAG GGGAGAAGAAGATGATTCCTTGGCTATCAAACCACCCCAGCAAATGTCCCggaaagaaaaaacccatcACAGGAAAGatgagaagaggaaagaaaaacgCAGGCACAGGAGTCACTCTGCAGAAG GGAAGCATGCCAGAGTGAAAGAGAAAGAACGGGAGCATGAGCGTAGGAAGAGACATAGAGAAGAGCAGGATAAAGCCCGGCGTGAATGGGAGAGACAGAAACGGAGAGAGATGGCAAGGGAGCATTCCAGGAGGGAGAG agatCGTCTGGAGCAActggagagagaaagggaaagaaaaatccgggagcagcagaaggaacAGAGGGAGCAAAAGGAGCGAGAGAGGAGagctgaggagaggaggaaggagagggaagcCAGGAGAGAAG TTTCTGCACACCATAGAACAGTGAGGGAAGAATATGGAGACAAAGTAAAAATGAGACCCTGGAGTCGCAGCCCTTTGCGCCAGCAGAGAGACAAGCTTGAGCAAGGAGAGAGCAGGAAACCAG CAGTAAAAGAAGAGAAACCAGAAGAGAGGGATCCTCTGTCAGACTTGCAAGACATCAGCGACAGTGAGAGAAAAACCAGCTCAGCAGAGTCTTCCTCAG AATCTGGATCAGGctcagaagaggaggaggaagagtcCAGCAGTGAAGGCTctgaggaagagggagaggaagaggaggaggaggaggaggagacaggGAGCAATTCTGAGGAAGTGTCTGAGCAATCAGCAG AGGAGGTGAGCGAAGAGGAAATGAGTGAAGAGGAGGAACGGGAGAATGGAAACCACATCCCAGTTG AGTCGAGGTTTGACCGGGATTCTGCAGGGAgtgaggtggaggaggaggaggtcgGGGAGGGATCCCCTCATTCCAATGCCATGACAGAAGGGGAATACATTCCTGATTCTCCAGCTTCCTCCCCCATCGAGCTGAAACAGGAGCTTCCCAAGTATCTTCCTGCCCTCCAG GGATGTCGCAGCGTGGAGGAATTCCAGTGTTTGAACAGGATTGAAGAAGGAACCTATGGCGTGGTGTACAGGGCAAAGGACAAAAAGACTG ATGAAATAGTGGCTCTGAAGcgactgaaaatggaaaaggagaaggaaggttTTCCCATTACTTCTCTGagagaaataaatacaattcTGAAAGCGCAGCACCTGAATATTGTCACTGTCAGA GAGATCGTTGTGGGCAGTAACATGGATAAAATCTATATTGTGATGAACTATGTGGAGCACGACCTCAAGAGCCTGATGGAAACAATGaaacagcctttcctgccag GGGAAGTGAAGACTTTAATGATTCAGTTACTACGAGGGGTCAAACACCTTCACGACAACTGGATTCTTCACAGAGACTTGAAAACTTCCAACCTGCTGCTCAGTCATTCAGGCATTTTAAAA gtTGGAGATTTTGGATTAGCCAGGGAATATGGGTCTCCCCTGAAGCCCTACACCCCTGTGGTTGTGACCCTGTGGTACAGAGCTCCAGAGCTGTTGCTTGGAGCAAAG GAATATTCCACAGCCATAGACATGTGGTCAGTGGGGTGTATTTTTGGGGAGCTGCTGACGCAGAAGCCACTGTTTCCAGGGAAGTCAGAAATCGACCAGATTAACAAAGTttttaag GATCTGGGTACTCCCAGTGAAAAGATCTGGCCTGGTTACAACGAGCTGCCAGCAGTGAAGAAAATGACCTTCACAGAATATCCCTACAACAACCTGCGCAAGAGATTCGGGGCTCTGCTCTCTGACCAGGGCTTTGACCTGATGAACAA CTTCCTGACGTACTACCCGGCGCGGCGGATCACGGCGGAGGACGGGCTGAAGCACGAGTACTTCCGAGAGACCCCCCTGCCCATCGACCCCTCCATGTTCCCCACCTGGCCAGCCAAGAGTGAGCAGCAGAGGGTCAAGAGGGGCAccagcccccggccccccgAGGGAGGGCTGGGCTACAGCCAGCTG GGTGATGATGACCTGAAGGACACAGGTTTCCATCTGACCACCACAAATCAAGGAGCATCTGCTGCGGGACCTGGCTTCAGTCTCAAGTTTTGA
- the LOC110470319 gene encoding cyclin-dependent kinase 11B isoform X4 codes for MGDEKDSWKVKTLDEILQEKKRRKEQEEKAEIKRMKNSDDRDSKRDSLEEGELRDHRMEITIRNSPYRREDSMEDRGEEDDSLAIKPPQQMSRKEKTHHRKDEKRKEKRRHRSHSAEGKHARVKEKEREHERRKRHREEQDKARREWERQKRREMAREHSRRERDRLEQLERERERKIREQQKEQREQKERERRAEERRKEREARREVSAHHRTVREEYGDKVKMRPWSRSPLRQQRDKLEQGESRKPVKEEKPEERDPLSDLQDISDSERKTSSAESSSESGSGSEEEEEESSSEGSEEEGEEEEEEEEETGSNSEEVSEQSAEEVSEEEMSEEEERENGNHIPVESRFDRDSAGSEVEEEEVGEGSPHSNAMTEGEYIPDSPASSPIELKQELPKYLPALQGCRSVEEFQCLNRIEEGTYGVVYRAKDKKTDEIVALKRLKMEKEKEGFPITSLREINTILKAQHLNIVTVREIVVGSNMDKIYIVMNYVEHDLKSLMETMKQPFLPGEVKTLMIQLLRGVKHLHDNWILHRDLKTSNLLLSHSGILKVGDFGLAREYGSPLKPYTPVVVTLWYRAPELLLGAKEYSTAIDMWSVGCIFGELLTQKPLFPGKSEIDQINKVFKDLGTPSEKIWPGYNELPAVKKMTFTEYPYNNLRKRFGALLSDQGFDLMNNFLTYYPARRITAEDGLKHEYFRETPLPIDPSMFPTWPAKSEQQRVKRGTSPRPPEGGLGYSQLGDDDLKDTGFHLTTTNQGASAAGPGFSLKF; via the exons TCAGATGACAGGGATTCCAAGAGGGATTCTCTTGAGGAGGGGGAGCTGAGAGACCATCGCATGGAAATCACCATCAGGAACTCACCTTACAGGAGGGAAGACTCCATGGAAGACAG GGGAGAAGAAGATGATTCCTTGGCTATCAAACCACCCCAGCAAATGTCCCggaaagaaaaaacccatcACAGGAAAGatgagaagaggaaagaaaaacgCAGGCACAGGAGTCACTCTGCAGAAG GGAAGCATGCCAGAGTGAAAGAGAAAGAACGGGAGCATGAGCGTAGGAAGAGACATAGAGAAGAGCAGGATAAAGCCCGGCGTGAATGGGAGAGACAGAAACGGAGAGAGATGGCAAGGGAGCATTCCAGGAGGGAGAG agatCGTCTGGAGCAActggagagagaaagggaaagaaaaatccgggagcagcagaaggaacAGAGGGAGCAAAAGGAGCGAGAGAGGAGagctgaggagaggaggaaggagagggaagcCAGGAGAGAAG TTTCTGCACACCATAGAACAGTGAGGGAAGAATATGGAGACAAAGTAAAAATGAGACCCTGGAGTCGCAGCCCTTTGCGCCAGCAGAGAGACAAGCTTGAGCAAGGAGAGAGCAGGAAACCAG TAAAAGAAGAGAAACCAGAAGAGAGGGATCCTCTGTCAGACTTGCAAGACATCAGCGACAGTGAGAGAAAAACCAGCTCAGCAGAGTCTTCCTCAG AATCTGGATCAGGctcagaagaggaggaggaagagtcCAGCAGTGAAGGCTctgaggaagagggagaggaagaggaggaggaggaggaggagacaggGAGCAATTCTGAGGAAGTGTCTGAGCAATCAGCAG AGGAGGTGAGCGAAGAGGAAATGAGTGAAGAGGAGGAACGGGAGAATGGAAACCACATCCCAGTTG AGTCGAGGTTTGACCGGGATTCTGCAGGGAgtgaggtggaggaggaggaggtcgGGGAGGGATCCCCTCATTCCAATGCCATGACAGAAGGGGAATACATTCCTGATTCTCCAGCTTCCTCCCCCATCGAGCTGAAACAGGAGCTTCCCAAGTATCTTCCTGCCCTCCAG GGATGTCGCAGCGTGGAGGAATTCCAGTGTTTGAACAGGATTGAAGAAGGAACCTATGGCGTGGTGTACAGGGCAAAGGACAAAAAGACTG ATGAAATAGTGGCTCTGAAGcgactgaaaatggaaaaggagaaggaaggttTTCCCATTACTTCTCTGagagaaataaatacaattcTGAAAGCGCAGCACCTGAATATTGTCACTGTCAGA GAGATCGTTGTGGGCAGTAACATGGATAAAATCTATATTGTGATGAACTATGTGGAGCACGACCTCAAGAGCCTGATGGAAACAATGaaacagcctttcctgccag GGGAAGTGAAGACTTTAATGATTCAGTTACTACGAGGGGTCAAACACCTTCACGACAACTGGATTCTTCACAGAGACTTGAAAACTTCCAACCTGCTGCTCAGTCATTCAGGCATTTTAAAA gtTGGAGATTTTGGATTAGCCAGGGAATATGGGTCTCCCCTGAAGCCCTACACCCCTGTGGTTGTGACCCTGTGGTACAGAGCTCCAGAGCTGTTGCTTGGAGCAAAG GAATATTCCACAGCCATAGACATGTGGTCAGTGGGGTGTATTTTTGGGGAGCTGCTGACGCAGAAGCCACTGTTTCCAGGGAAGTCAGAAATCGACCAGATTAACAAAGTttttaag GATCTGGGTACTCCCAGTGAAAAGATCTGGCCTGGTTACAACGAGCTGCCAGCAGTGAAGAAAATGACCTTCACAGAATATCCCTACAACAACCTGCGCAAGAGATTCGGGGCTCTGCTCTCTGACCAGGGCTTTGACCTGATGAACAA CTTCCTGACGTACTACCCGGCGCGGCGGATCACGGCGGAGGACGGGCTGAAGCACGAGTACTTCCGAGAGACCCCCCTGCCCATCGACCCCTCCATGTTCCCCACCTGGCCAGCCAAGAGTGAGCAGCAGAGGGTCAAGAGGGGCAccagcccccggccccccgAGGGAGGGCTGGGCTACAGCCAGCTG GGTGATGATGACCTGAAGGACACAGGTTTCCATCTGACCACCACAAATCAAGGAGCATCTGCTGCGGGACCTGGCTTCAGTCTCAAGTTTTGA
- the LOC110470319 gene encoding cyclin-dependent kinase 11B isoform X5, producing the protein MGDEKDSWKVKTLDEILQEKKRRKEQEEKAEIKRMKNSDDRDSKRDSLEEGELRDHRMEITIRNSPYRREDSMEDRGEEDDSLAIKPPQQMSRKEKTHHRKDEKRKEKRRHRSHSAEGKHARVKEKEREHERRKRHREEQDKARREWERQKRREMAREHSRRERDRLEQLERERERKIREQQKEQREQKERERRAEERRKEREARREAVKEEKPEERDPLSDLQDISDSERKTSSAESSSESGSGSEEEEEESSSEGSEEEGEEEEEEEEETGSNSEEVSEQSAEEVSEEEMSEEEERENGNHIPVVPESRFDRDSAGSEVEEEEVGEGSPHSNAMTEGEYIPDSPASSPIELKQELPKYLPALQGCRSVEEFQCLNRIEEGTYGVVYRAKDKKTDEIVALKRLKMEKEKEGFPITSLREINTILKAQHLNIVTVREIVVGSNMDKIYIVMNYVEHDLKSLMETMKQPFLPGEVKTLMIQLLRGVKHLHDNWILHRDLKTSNLLLSHSGILKVGDFGLAREYGSPLKPYTPVVVTLWYRAPELLLGAKEYSTAIDMWSVGCIFGELLTQKPLFPGKSEIDQINKVFKDLGTPSEKIWPGYNELPAVKKMTFTEYPYNNLRKRFGALLSDQGFDLMNNFLTYYPARRITAEDGLKHEYFRETPLPIDPSMFPTWPAKSEQQRVKRGTSPRPPEGGLGYSQLGDDDLKDTGFHLTTTNQGASAAGPGFSLKF; encoded by the exons TCAGATGACAGGGATTCCAAGAGGGATTCTCTTGAGGAGGGGGAGCTGAGAGACCATCGCATGGAAATCACCATCAGGAACTCACCTTACAGGAGGGAAGACTCCATGGAAGACAG GGGAGAAGAAGATGATTCCTTGGCTATCAAACCACCCCAGCAAATGTCCCggaaagaaaaaacccatcACAGGAAAGatgagaagaggaaagaaaaacgCAGGCACAGGAGTCACTCTGCAGAAG GGAAGCATGCCAGAGTGAAAGAGAAAGAACGGGAGCATGAGCGTAGGAAGAGACATAGAGAAGAGCAGGATAAAGCCCGGCGTGAATGGGAGAGACAGAAACGGAGAGAGATGGCAAGGGAGCATTCCAGGAGGGAGAG agatCGTCTGGAGCAActggagagagaaagggaaagaaaaatccgggagcagcagaaggaacAGAGGGAGCAAAAGGAGCGAGAGAGGAGagctgaggagaggaggaaggagagggaagcCAGGAGAGAAG CAGTAAAAGAAGAGAAACCAGAAGAGAGGGATCCTCTGTCAGACTTGCAAGACATCAGCGACAGTGAGAGAAAAACCAGCTCAGCAGAGTCTTCCTCAG AATCTGGATCAGGctcagaagaggaggaggaagagtcCAGCAGTGAAGGCTctgaggaagagggagaggaagaggaggaggaggaggaggagacaggGAGCAATTCTGAGGAAGTGTCTGAGCAATCAGCAG AGGAGGTGAGCGAAGAGGAAATGAGTGAAGAGGAGGAACGGGAGAATGGAAACCACATCCCAGTTG TTCCAGAGTCGAGGTTTGACCGGGATTCTGCAGGGAgtgaggtggaggaggaggaggtcgGGGAGGGATCCCCTCATTCCAATGCCATGACAGAAGGGGAATACATTCCTGATTCTCCAGCTTCCTCCCCCATCGAGCTGAAACAGGAGCTTCCCAAGTATCTTCCTGCCCTCCAG GGATGTCGCAGCGTGGAGGAATTCCAGTGTTTGAACAGGATTGAAGAAGGAACCTATGGCGTGGTGTACAGGGCAAAGGACAAAAAGACTG ATGAAATAGTGGCTCTGAAGcgactgaaaatggaaaaggagaaggaaggttTTCCCATTACTTCTCTGagagaaataaatacaattcTGAAAGCGCAGCACCTGAATATTGTCACTGTCAGA GAGATCGTTGTGGGCAGTAACATGGATAAAATCTATATTGTGATGAACTATGTGGAGCACGACCTCAAGAGCCTGATGGAAACAATGaaacagcctttcctgccag GGGAAGTGAAGACTTTAATGATTCAGTTACTACGAGGGGTCAAACACCTTCACGACAACTGGATTCTTCACAGAGACTTGAAAACTTCCAACCTGCTGCTCAGTCATTCAGGCATTTTAAAA gtTGGAGATTTTGGATTAGCCAGGGAATATGGGTCTCCCCTGAAGCCCTACACCCCTGTGGTTGTGACCCTGTGGTACAGAGCTCCAGAGCTGTTGCTTGGAGCAAAG GAATATTCCACAGCCATAGACATGTGGTCAGTGGGGTGTATTTTTGGGGAGCTGCTGACGCAGAAGCCACTGTTTCCAGGGAAGTCAGAAATCGACCAGATTAACAAAGTttttaag GATCTGGGTACTCCCAGTGAAAAGATCTGGCCTGGTTACAACGAGCTGCCAGCAGTGAAGAAAATGACCTTCACAGAATATCCCTACAACAACCTGCGCAAGAGATTCGGGGCTCTGCTCTCTGACCAGGGCTTTGACCTGATGAACAA CTTCCTGACGTACTACCCGGCGCGGCGGATCACGGCGGAGGACGGGCTGAAGCACGAGTACTTCCGAGAGACCCCCCTGCCCATCGACCCCTCCATGTTCCCCACCTGGCCAGCCAAGAGTGAGCAGCAGAGGGTCAAGAGGGGCAccagcccccggccccccgAGGGAGGGCTGGGCTACAGCCAGCTG GGTGATGATGACCTGAAGGACACAGGTTTCCATCTGACCACCACAAATCAAGGAGCATCTGCTGCGGGACCTGGCTTCAGTCTCAAGTTTTGA